A genome region from Purpureocillium takamizusanense chromosome 8, complete sequence includes the following:
- a CDS encoding uncharacterized protein (SECRETED:SignalP(1-18~SECRETED:cutsite=ALG-GP~SECRETED:prob=0.8688)~EggNog:ENOG503P5TF) — protein sequence MKIFASLFALAAVPHALGGPAINTGKVPLPERLLHHFPNGTWAENISVRPNGNLLITLSTPTGSVMQVKEPWTANPVVEEVFNFDQWVDRLIGIGETTRDTYVVVGSRFYSPDAIASPVETTFCAMELDFSKDPNKPKARLIARLPEAYLLQSVAALPWDRTTVLISDQYLLKPRYNQSDWTPSPGQVWRLNTVTGKYSLVMANYPEMTSIGAKGPDVGINGIKIRGNWFYWGNTDNSYVYRLKIDKKGAPVPPGKPQVVTHFDTFWNDFTFGPEDEDILWSAGWNQVVAVSSAGKVVVVDGVGTSNNLTFPGPTATGFGRHHEDRDILYVTGNLYSIPDVPIDGKIGGWIRAINTTGFRF from the coding sequence ATGAAGATTTTCGCATCACTTTTTGCCTTGGCTGCTGTGCCGCACGCGCTGGGGGGGCCTGCTATAAATACGGGCAAGGTTCCGCTGCCGGAGCGACTGTTGCACCATTTCCCGAACGGAACCTGGGCGGAGAACATCTCCGTGCGTCCCAATGGCAACCTCCTGATCACTTTGTCTACGCCTACTGGATCGGTGATGCAGGTGAAGGAGCCATGGACTGCCAACCCTGTGGTGGAGGAAGTCTTCAACTTCGATCAATGGGTCGACAGGCTCATTGGTATAGGCGAAACTACTCGAGATACGtatgttgttgttggttcACGTTTTTACTCCCCGGACGCCATTGCATCTCCAGTTGAGACTACCTTTTGTGCCATGGAGCTCGACTTCAGCAAGGACCCAAACAAGCCCAAGGCACGCCTGATCGCTCGGCTCCCCGAGGCCTACCTCCTCCAGAGTGTTGCTGCCCTCCCCTGGGACCGCACCACCGTGCTTATTTCGGACCAGTATCTTCTGAAGCCGAGGTACAACCAAAGCGACTGGACGCCAAGCCCCGGCCAGGTCTGGCGGCTCAATACCGTTACGGGAAAATACAGCCTTGTCATGGCCAACTATCCCGAGATGACTTCCATCGGCGCCAAAGGTCCAGATGTTGGCATCAACGGCATCAAAATTCGAGGTAACTGGTTCTACTGGGGTAATACAGACAACAGCTATGTCTACCGGCTGAAGATCGACAAGAAAGGTGCCCCCGTGCCTCCCGGCAAACCACAGGTGGTCACGCACTTTGACACCTTCTGGAACGACTTCACATTTGGTCCCGAAGACGAGGACATCTTATGGTCGGCGGGTTGGAACCAGGTTGTGGCAGTCTCAAGCGCGGGTaaggttgttgttgtcgatggcgtcggtACAAGTAACAACTTGACCTTCCCAGGACCAACTGCCACAGGCTTCGGCAGACACCATGAGGATAGGGATATTCTTTATGTTACGGGGAATTTATACTCTATCCCCGATGTACCTATCGACGGCAAGATCGGTGGCTGGATACGAGCGATAAACACCACCGGCTTTC